One window of Sulfuricurvum sp. IAE1 genomic DNA carries:
- the secG gene encoding preprotein translocase subunit SecG, with amino-acid sequence MTGILLIVQIVLVVMITIAVLLQKSSSIGLGAYSGSNESVFGAKGPGSFLAKVTFFLGFVFVVNTIALGYFYAQQKNASVIDASVEKTDVAAPAINIANDANASK; translated from the coding sequence ATGACAGGTATTCTGCTCATCGTACAGATCGTTTTGGTCGTTATGATCACGATCGCGGTACTTTTGCAAAAGAGCTCCAGCATCGGGCTGGGAGCGTACAGCGGCTCAAACGAATCGGTCTTCGGAGCCAAAGGTCCCGGGAGTTTTCTGGCGAAAGTGACGTTTTTCCTCGGATTCGTTTTCGTCGTAAACACCATCGCGCTGGGCTATTTCTACGCGCAGCAGAAAAATGCGTCGGTCATCGACGCTTCGGTCGAAAAAACCGATGTCGCGGCACCGGCCATCAACATCGCCAACGACGCGAACGCCAGCAAGTAA